A genomic region of Dunckerocampus dactyliophorus isolate RoL2022-P2 chromosome 8, RoL_Ddac_1.1, whole genome shotgun sequence contains the following coding sequences:
- the LOC129186386 gene encoding ubiquitin-conjugating enzyme E2 J2-like isoform X3: MDGRMEKRRHYVVKGPEKTLYEGGYYHGKLIFPRDFPFKPPSIYMITPNGRFKCNTRLCLSITDFHPDTWNPAWSVSTILTGLLSFMVEKGHTVGSIKTSDHTKRQLSAQSLAFNLNDKVFCELFPDVVKEMKQKVQEELNAHTQPLPLPDVVADGDSKQAHYHLPALDGSPVPLEAPNPASLQHPNHSHGLLGSALAKLFVIVGYRKKL; encoded by the exons atggatggacggatggagaAAAGAAG GCACTATGTGGTCAAAGGTCCTGAGAAAACGCTGtatgaag GAGGTTACTATCATGGAAAGCTCATATTCCCTCGGGACTTCCCATTTAAGCCACCAAGTATTTACATGATAACACCTAACGGCAGATTTAAATGTAATACAAG GCTATGTTTGTCCATCACAGACTTCCATCCGGACACATGGAACCCGGCATGGTCCGTCTCCACCATCCTCACAGGTCTGCTCAGCTTCATGGTGGAGAAAGGTCATACCGTGGGGAGCATCAAGACCTCTGACCACACG AAACGACAGCTCTCAGCCCAAAGCCTCGCCTTCAACCTCAACGACAAAGTCTTCTGTGAATTGTTCCCCGATGTCGTCAAG GAAATGAAGCAGAAAGTTCAGGAAGAGTTAAATGCCCACACCCAGCCCCTCCCCTTGCCCGATGTGGTGGCCGATGGCGACTCCAAGCAGGCCCATTACCACCTCCCTGCCCTCGATGGTAGTCCCGTCCCGCTCGAGGCCCCCAACCCTGCCAGCCTGCAGCACCCCAATCACAGTCATGGACTTTTAGGCAGCGCCTTAGCCAAACTGTTCGTCATCGTAGGCTATCGTAAAAAGCTATAA